From Solanum lycopersicum chromosome 4, SLM_r2.1:
GTCTTTCCAAGCCATTGATCGCTCAATATTAAAAACTATTCTTTTCgagtataattttaaaaaaaatatgaaaattcatgaagaagaaaaattaggaaataaTGAACGAAAAAGGGCACTATCGCGAACACTTTGCGCTTATTTTGAGACATTACAAATGAATATGGAAAAATCAATATCTAATTACTTGTCGAGGAGTATGGCAATAATATATAGTGGATTCATGGTGAAAAGTTGGACGATTTCACCATGTTAGAATGATaaagattttgataattgacaaataCAGAAACAGATGAAAGAAACAAGTTGTACAGACGTGTTCCTTACAGAACGAATCCGACTTGGATAAGAAGGACGTTAATCACGTGAATTAGAAGTTATAAAGCTgtggaattattattttttcgacaagcaacaagtacaaaaaGTTTCCTTTTATAAAGGAGTTCAAAGCcaagtgaaagaaggaaaactaattcctatttaaggaaattgtgtattcttatttattaaggaaattctgtagaaaagGAGTCCAAGTAGAAGTCAACAAGGATTTGTAGAAGGAAAATACAAGTTGAATTATACAAGGATTTGTTGAAGTTTTGATCTATAAATAGGGAGCTATTTgcatcaaaaaaaattgtgcacttacatagagagaagatcaaaacacgatcaagaAGTTTGAAAGAGTTTTGAGATTTGTTGGAAGTGTAGCAATTTGTGAGGAAAAATTGTAAGATTGTATTCAAGAGTCTTGTTTACAATCTGAGTTTTGTGAGTAGGAGTTGTTCAACAAGTTGTAGAACTTGAAGAACATTGGAAGATATTAAACCGGGGGGTTTTGTGTCTTTGGGTagctagaaattagagtttataatttcttagctaggaattggagtttataattcctctaggaattagagtttataattccttaggttacatagctttgtaatcttttgttgagacttgaaatttaataaagtggAGTTAAATCCTACAGAGGTGTAGGTCGTGGTTTTTACCCTTGTGAGTTGGGGTTTTTCGCGATAAAATATtgtgtcatttttttatttacttcacAAAACGTAACTGCTGTGATTTCTCAAAGGAACATATAGAATAAACCTGTTTCTAAGGCGAATTTGGGGGTCAGAAAtccaacaattggtatcagagcaggttatCTTTGAAGAGTCTAACAACTCATGATAAGATCATAATGAATTCTGCACCTCCTCTTGGGCATGGTCAAGGGCAACACATCAACAGACCACCATTATTTAATGGAGAATACTACTCTTGGTGGAAGACAAGATTGGAAGATTTCATTCAAGCTGAAGATTACGAACTATGGGTTAGAATTACTAGTGGACCATTAATTCCTACTATTTCTAATAATGAAGGGAATAAGGTACCTAAACCTATAGAAAAATATGGAGAAGCCGATTACAAGATGTTAGGAAAGCATGCAAAAGCTAAATGCATTTTGGTATGTGGATTAGGACCTGATGAGTTTAACAATATCTCTAGTTGTACCTctgcaaaacaaatatgggACACTTTAAAAAATGCTCACGAAAGTACAACTCAAGTTCGTAAATTCAGAATTTCCAAACTTTGTTCTGAATATGAAGCTTTCAAGATGAAACCCGGAGAATCACATCAAGATATGATCACCAGATTTACCACTGTTGTAAATGAGTTAATATCCTTGGGCAAAGTATACACCACTGAGGAACATGTAGAAAAAGTACTAAGGACTCTGCCTAGATCATGGGAAATAAAAGTTACTGCAATCAGAGAAGCCAAAGATCTAACCAATATGACTTTGGATGAATTAGTAGGAAATCTCAAAACTTATGAGATGAATGTTGATAAAAGaggtgaaagaaaaaaagagaaaaatcttgGGTTTAAAGCAACTGAAAGTGATGAATCTGACATAGATGATGATGATCTTGCTCTAATAAGTAAGAACTTCAAGAAACTCTTAAAAAGGGAATTAAACGCTAGCAAGAAATCACCAccccaaaaagaaagaaatcttGAGAGACTACAGAGCGGAGGCTGCTTCAAGTGTGGTGAGACAGATCATCAGATCAAGGATTGCCCAATGTGCGAATTAGaatggaaaaaggaaaaaactgaaaaagaaaggaaggaactctttaataaaaagaaaaacaaagaaaaagaacaagcaATGTATGCAGCTTGGGGAATAGGTTCTTCAGACAtgtatgaagaagatgatgaggaCTTGCTTTGATGACGATAGAAGAATCAGATGCTGAACCTGAATCAGACTCTGAAGAAACTGAGGTAAATCTTCTTAACCTAAAAGATAAACTAGTAAAGTTCTCTAAGAAAAAACTTTCATTCTTATTACTTGCTTCCATAGACACAATTCAAGAACTTGTTAACACCAAGAGCCAACTACTTGCTTCCTTATCTAGCTTAAAGTTTGAGCACATTGATCTTAATAAGAACAAACATGACCTTCAAGGGAAAATCAAGCAACTTGAATCTCACAATCTGGAACTAAGAACTGAGAATCTACAATTAaaagttcttggtaaagaaaAAGGGAGTGAACTGCCTGACCAAACACTTGAGGTCGacaaactcaaaaatatttgaaaactagAAAAGGAAAACTCTAGAagaataaatcttgaattaactaGGATGAGAAGTGATCTGGAAAGAGCAAATAAGTGGACAAAATCCTCCATGGTAGTAACCCATCTAGGTAACAATAATAGGAACATTAAAACTGGAATAGGGTATGAACAATCCATAAATGAGAATCCTAtgttttgtattatttgtgGTATCTCAGGTCACTCTAAACAATATTGTCTTAAATACAAAGCTAGTGCAGAAAATAATGCAAGAGGAACTTATAAAACTGTTCAAAGGAACAGGTATActcaaaggaaaaataatcTGCCCAAGTGGGCTTATAGAGATCTTATTCATCCTTTTTGTCAATTCAAAAGACCCAAGCTAGTCTGGGTTCCTAAATCAAACATTGGAATTTGCAGGAAAAGTGAGAGGAAGCAGACAACATTCACCAATTGAACATGTTGTTTCAGATGCATGAttgtaactttaaaaaaaatcctctcacttgaaaaaaagggaagaagaaTGGATGAATAACATTaacgaaaaaaattgaaaaaaatggttgaaaaaaatggagaaagagTGAAGAAGCATGTTGAAGGAAATAGGTTCAACCTATGCAGTATCTAACAATTATGCGCACTAAGATgatcaatcaatcaaaaataTGATCAGCCAAGGAAAATACTTTCAAAAGGAACAATTTGAAACTTGGGAATGATTAAGGTTGCATAAGTATCCAAAAATGGCTAACGAACATTGCGCATATTGCCCTCTAATATTGAATTCTATGCTCAGTTTTGTACATTAAGTTGTATGTCTCTATACCACTTTTAAAGTCATGCTACTCATGCCCTATAACATTGTATTTGCATCTAGTACAGGAGAGATAGTTGGTAAAATTGAAGCAAAATTCACATTATCCAGAGATCTAAGGTATGTGCACTACAATTattcatgattaaatataaagtcaATGCACTTGAACCTATTTCTTCCACTTGTCCCAAAAGATTTTCATGCCCTAAATACTaccaaaacaaatatcttcTTAAAAAGCCTTATCCCAATGTGATGGTCTGTGGTTGAGATGAATTTGATGGAGGACACCCCTACTTGGGGCCTTATAAATACAGATTAAGAAAGTAGAGTGTGCTGGTTCTTAGGGGGAATATTTTGTATTGAGTAAAGTCTTGGAGGATTTACATTGTGAGGGGGAATATTTTGGAGACCCTATACCTAAACAAAGTTCACTTGTTAGGATCAACTTGGGTGCATCTAGTAAAAGGGAATCGATGAGAGATACACCTGTCGAACCTAGTTCTTCTATTGGGAACCATATAAACTGGGATTTCgaattgatataaataaaatttatagttgGTGTTACAGTTGATAGTACACGTCGAAGGAACATATTGAGAGAACATGTTCCTTTACAAGTgatattcaagaaaatttgtTCCTCTTACTGACTCtattgaaattaaagatgagTGAACTATTGTTTCTGCAGAAAGAACATGATTGATTGAACAAGTTCctcaaaagtgaaaaaaaaaggattgagCGTGCATAGACCAAGGTTAACTTTGAAATTGAGAAGGCTGCTAATTTTGTTAATCCAAAAGATATTTTTGCTGCTGAAAAATGACTTTTATTTATCCTCTCATCTTTTGATATTACCTAACCACTCTAGcctttgacttccaaattttttttcatcacaAGTGCTTGATTCtatgtttaattttgattacattTGTGGTGTATATGCTTTTTGATTAATGCTAATGTTGGGTTTGAGTTTCAGGTTACTGTCTATCTCCTATGTTTATGCTAATGCTTTCTTTTAGCTCATTGGGTTCTTGATTTTTAAGTATTTGTGTAAGTGATAGAACAATGGCCATGAGTATCGAATTTGCCTaatgtcaaaagggggaagcAGCTGCATATGAGTTATGTGTACCTATTCAATGCAAGCAGATAAAATTTGTCATAgtcaaaaagggggaatttgttaaagtattgttgttttgaagtaTGGCAAAGTTAAGGAGTTGTAGTAGTAACATCGCAAAAGAAGGAAGATGTGTGTCTTATTTGCTGAGTTCGAAATGTATaattgtcatcatcaaaaagggggaatttgttagaatgataaagattttgataattgacaaataCAGAAACAGATGAAAGAAACAAGTTGTACAGACGTGTTCCTTACAGAACGAATCCGACTTGGATAAGGAGAATGTTAACCACGTGAATTAGAAGTTATAAAGCTgtggaattattattttttcgacaagcaacaagtacaaaaaGTTTCCTTTTATAAAGGAGTTCAAAGCcaagtgaaagaaggaaaactaattcctatttaaggaaattgtgtattcttatttattaaggaaattctgtagaaaagGAGTCCAAGTAGAAGTCAACAAGGATTTGTAGAAGGCAAATACAAGTTGAATTATACAAGGATTTGTTGAAGTTTTGATCTATAAATAGGGAGCtatttgcataaaaaaaaattgtgcacttacatagagagaagatcaaaacacgatcaagaagtttgaaagagttttgagatttattggGAGTGTAGCAATTTGTGAGGAAAAATTGTAAGATTGTATTTGAAGAGTCTTGTTTACAATCTGAGTTTTGTGAGTAGGAGTTGTTCAACAAGTTGTAGAACTTGAAGAACATTGGAAGATATTAAACCGGGAGGTTTTGTGTCTTTGGATagctagaaattagagtttataatttcttagctaggaattagagtttataattcctctaggaattagagtttataattccttaggttacatagctttgtaatcttttgttgagacttgaaatttaataaagtggAGTTAAATCCTACAGAGGTGTAGGTCGTGATTTTTACCCTTGTGAGTTGGGGTTTTCCGCGATAAAATattgtgtcattattttatttacttcacAAAACGTAACTGCTGTGATTTCTCAAAGGAACATATAGAATAAACCTATTCCTAAGGCGAATTTGGGGGTCAGAAATCCAACACACCAAAAATATCCTTCGCTCCATGACatcaaatttaactatatggtTGTTCAATTGAGGAATCAAAATAAACTATTGATCTTTCAATTGATGCATTTCAAAATTCATTGTTGATTCATGAGAAGAAAATGAATCAACAAGTAGTGAAGAACAAACTCTTCAAGTCCCATCCAACTATCATTATTCAAAAGGTGATGGTCAGAGGAAGAGGGAGAGGAAACAATTATGGTGGTGGGAGGCACTTACACCAGAAATTTGAAAGGGAAGAAGTTTTgacaaaaacaataattaaggTTGTTATAAGGCGAAATCAATTGACAAGTGAAAGGTTTAATGCTACAGATGTCACATGTATGAccattataaattaaaatgtaaaattacttaaataaaaatgatggaaaactgtctaattttaaagaaaatgaagaagagatttGTTTGCTAAGGACCTATCAGGAGAAAGGACAAGTGATTGCAACAATTATATGTGTGGAGAGAATTCATTCACATTAGATGAGTCATGTCGAAATCCTATAAAGTTCGTGAATGATTCAAAAATTGAAGTCATGAAAAAAgaacaattcaaataaaaagagaTGTTGCTCAAATAATCTCTGATGTCCTTTATATTCCAGAGTTAACGTCAGATATTGTGAGTCTTGGTAAGTTGCAAGAGAAAAGGTATGAGCTTGACATTAAAAATGGATTTTCTCAGATTCAAGATAACAATTTGGGTTTAAGTGCTCAAGATAAAATAACTACAACTACAATGTTTTCTCTCAATATCAATAATATACAACAATCAtgtttcttagaaaaataaggAGATAATGCCTTGTTATAGCATTTTCAATTTGGGCATCTCAATTTTGCAGGATTTAAAACCTTGCAACAGAAGAATATGGTGGTTGGTCTTCCTCAAGTTTCGTCTCCATCTGAAATTTACGAAGGTTTGTTGTTAAGAAGCATTCTGACAACTCTTTTCCACAAAAGGGTTCATAGAAAGCAAAGAAGACACTTGAACTTGTCCTTTATGACATACGTAGATTGATAACATCATATTATAATGTAGGTAAAAGCTACGTAATTATCTTCATTGatcattttactaaaatatttgaGCATCTTTTTGAAGGAAAATCTATATTTTCCCGCCGAACCAACGCGCCATTAAGTAGGTCGTTGTGGAGGCCCACAAAAATTTCGTTCGGAAATTCGTTAGGCGCACATATAACACAAAAATTTGTGGACTGTAACAcacgaaaaatagaaaaatctttatttctCATATAGGCCATGTTTGAGTTTGAAAGTATGTCCCTCCAAATCAACACACGCCATTTAATAGGTCATCAAGAACACTGACAAAAAAAATCCCTAGTTTTTGTTCCAagcctcatttgaacttgaaaaaccCTACATTTCCCCCCTTCAAATCAACTTGCACCGTTAAATGGATCATTACAGACGcacatgaaaaattttgataaaaaaactgTCGGGTGCACATATTGCACAAAATTTATGGACTATAACAcataaaaagattgaaaaattaatatatccCATTTTGAGCctcgtttgaatttgaaaaaaaaaatcttatgatTGCCCCTCCAACCAATCTAGTCCATTAAATAGATCATCAGGATGCCCATAAAACTGCCAAAAAATCGACAAACGGACATatcacacaatttttttggaATATAATACAAATCATAAGAAAGTTTCTATTTCTCATTTTGGGCCTCGtctgaatatgaaaaaaactGATATTTTCCCCTACGAATCAACACGCTCTATTTAACAGGTCATCATGGACGCCCTGAAAGTTTTTGACTAAAGCTATTAGGGTGCACATATCACacaaaattcatggactataacacaagaaaaatggaataatccCTATTTTCTCGTTTCATGCCTTGTTTATAATTGAAACACCAATGTTTTCCCCTCATAACCAATGCACGCCATTAAGTAGGTCGTCAAGAAtgcctaaaaaaatatttgacaaaaaaaattgttgggcACACATATCACACAAAATCCATGGAGTAttacacatgaaaaattaaaaaaattattatttatcatccTCGGCCTCATTTGAAATGGAAAAAACCCACTTTTTCTTCTCCGAACCAATACACACCTTTTTATAAATCATCACAGACACTCATGAAGGTTTTCAGCCAAAAAACTACCGGAGTCACATATCACACAAAATCCATGACATGTAAtacatgaaatttgaaaaatttatattttccgTTTGGAGCCTCGTTTGAACTTAACAATATCTATGCTTACCCCTTAGAACCAACACGCACCGGCCATATCATAATTTCTTCTTGTCAATCCATTTGACTTGTGAGAATTTTGTTGatctaaacaaaaataaagagaaaccaATGGAAATTTATTGCAACAAGAAATTCGCAATTTGAATGGCTAGGAATTCTGCATTACATAGAAtaataaaacacaaatcacattcattttcattttatttgtgagATGATGGGAAAAGAAAGATCACATTGAAGATTTGCGACACAAATGAAAGAGTAGAAAATCTATAAGCAAAACACTTCCATATTAGAAGCATATCTATTTCTGATCATTGCTTGGTGATAATGATTTTCAATCAAGGGATTTGAAACATGATTTAAAAAAAGGCATAGAAAAGGTTACTACAAATTTCTTTTAGTATTTTACTGCATGCTTACTTACAGGGGCGGAACCACGTTGATTTCAGGGGGTTCATCCGAACCCCTTCGGTAAAAAATTACaccatatatataagatatatgGTAATTTTCTGTATTTATGTGGATATATACATTTTGAACTCCCTACATGTTTAAGTGGAGCAGATAGCCCAGTGATATTTCCCTTGAAAATTAACCTTCATATTGAGGGATTGAATCCCTGTGTTagcattttttttaagtttcagTTCCatttttcactctttttttcttccttttttatttataaaacatgctaaaagtgTGActttaaacctaaaaaaattcaAGGGTCCACCACTAAAATTATATGCTACTACTTCcttgaaattttgttttgttggCTTATATGCacgtttatacttttattttttgaacctTATGGACGAAAATCCTTAGTCCGCCACTCTTACTTAGTCTATGATAATTGTTATTTGGTTCTTAAGTTTTATTTCAGTTGAAAGCGACACTAAATTAGTGCCCTTTTAATGTTCAttttccttgagttgagcctatTTAAAAGGTATTACAAGTGATGAATGAAACGTACAATGCTAGATATCTTTCTGCCCATTAAATGTCTGGTATACTTTGTTTCAAACTTTCTTGTTAGTTTCGGTTGTCCTCGCTCCACCATTCTGATACGTagtccatttggggatgaacaaatatttaatttttatttgatgttACCATCCATTCAATATTACttgaaaatattcataaaaagtagataattaatttttcttggGAATATTAAATTCTTGTTGACCTTTAGGTCCATTCAATATTACTTgaaaatattcatgaaaaagtagattattaatttttcttggGAATATTAAATTCTTGTTGACCTTCACGGTCAAAGATTACTAGTCCACTAGCTTCGCTATAGAAAATGTGTCTCTTCATGGCTAATATTGCTATAGCAAATACcccaattcataacataattctGGAGTACAAAATATCAAGACATAAATCAGATGTGAAAACCACTACAAAGACATACTACAAACTCATTAGTAGTGTTAAAATCTGATATAGAGGTCAAGGTTACTAGGACACTTTCTAATAGAACACAACAAAACAcaatatattaatcaaaatctctaaatattttttttagttttgaaacTCCTCAACTTTGAGTTTTTATAAGATCAATTTCAATGCAGAGACTGATGTGaggtcaaaattaaatatttttaatcattatttgcttcaaatttattatttatttttgttctattaAAGATGGAAGGTTGAAGAAAGAAATCAAGTAGACAACTTAATGGattaacttttatatatatatatatatatacacacacacacaacaaAATGCTAATTGGAATTTGAATGAAAGTCTCTagctcctcctcctcctcctcctcatcCTCATTGATTCTTGAGTGTCATACTTCTATATTcttgttttactattttatgcTTGCGCACCATAAGATAAATATAGTGTTTCATCTTAAAATCAACATGAGGAGAGGTTAGATAAACCAGAGAATTTAGGGAGCTCGGTCAACCCATTTAATTGAGGTGATTAGTGTTCAGGAGTGACGTCCAAACGAACACCTTGCTTGGTAAGTAAataggatgaaatataaatgctcGTCAGTTAGTCTATTTATTATCGCTCAACGATGTAGTTAGATAGCTAACTGGGGTAGGCGACAAGAGGTGTGTAACCGGGATCATGCTATCAACCCTATAAACCAATAATTTGAAAACTAAAGTTAGTTCTCAgtcaaaaatatgataaatgaaATCCAATATATATTGCAGCCTggaattttccaattttttattttattcatacattcttttctttttgcacTCTTAATAAATAATCAGACTAgtataatatagtaaaaaagCTAATTGACATGTCCTTTGGGATCGATAATCTGGTTCTTTTAAGAGTCACTATATTACTTGCGCGACCACTACAAATGCGTGTGCAATTGAGAGCAACAAGTTTTTGGCACCGCTGCCGAGACTTAGAAATTAGTTATTATTCTAGGTTatacttcttctttttatttatttgtttacttgtttttgattagtttttttttcttttccccaattattattctttttcaatatttgaatACACAGAAAGGCataaagaaattatgaaattacaGTATGAGCTTGATGTTCTTCAATTAGAAATTACAATCCAAATTGAATTAGAAGATATTGGAGTCCAACAAGGAGAAAGTTATGAAGAAAGAGAGATAGAGAGCTAATATTAATACACGGGAAAATTCAACTTCTAAAGATTGAAGAGTCTCTCTATGATAAACTGATATACATGACAACCTAACTGATCAAAGAAAGAGTTGAGCTCACTATAGAAATCGATCAATTTGGTTCAGATATTCATGACTTAGAGGCTTActtgagaagaaaaaattgaggCAGCTGAAGCCCAATTACCAATTGTTGTTGATTATGACCAACTAGTGGAACAAAAAGAGAACTTCCAACCATTCAACTATACTTTATTCGTTAATATCGATGTTGAGAAAGAGTACAAAAGTGAGAATGTTGTAAATAGTGTTGCTTTAGAATTGAGACAACTTGAATCTTGTTCAGaacatttttctataaaatttgaACTAATGGATAAGTGTACTGATGAGGAATAAGGCTTTTacattctaaatttttttagttcACGCAGAGAAAACAACATTCGTCACTTAAGGGCCAAGAAGTGCAAGATGCGACATATATTAGTTGGTTCCTTTATCTTTATACCCCTTCGAGAGGagtagaaaaataaagttaGGGGTAAAATTCATAAGTTCAAAGTGGAAAGAAAAGTGATGAATGCGTTGTACGTTTCTGCAACTACAGGTATGTTGTGTGTCATCTTCTTCAAAGTTGGAAATTTTTTAGAAGCTAGGGTTCTTGAAAAATGGGTTACTTTAAAGTATTTTTCTCTAGAGTGTATGTTTATAATGTCATCTTTTTGTTCATTAGAGTGTGTATTTCGATTTTGGTGAAGATTGCGAAATCTATGCAAAAATGTTTAGATGGAAATTTGTAGTTTAGGAAGAGTTAATGTTATGAAAGATGAGTTTTGATTCTTCAATCTGAATGATAGTTCTTATCAACTGAAAAATCTTTTGTTTTTGAACCGTACAAAAGATTTCTAAGAATAAAATCTTCAATCAGATAGTTCTGATCTAAGTATTTTTCTACTATAAAAGTCCTTGAAGTCGAGCATTAAGGTATTTTGTTTCTATCTTTTGAGTATATTATTGAagttttaagtttaaaatttcCTCCTTGTCTGAATCTTTTAGTTGAGAAACAACAAATTGGTCATCATCAAGCTCAACTCAGTACTGCTAAAAAAAGAGGTAATAttcctatttctattttttttctttttctttttttaacttttgatgTACATCTGTGTGTCGGAATCTTTTTCCTGCTTAAAAAGTAAGTCTTTCCAATATTGAAATAACTTACCTTCAATTAAATGTAATTCAAAGTTACATTTGGAATGTAGATGCATCTTTTGTTTGAATGTTGTAATACAACATGATGGAGTACAAGTTTTTGCATTTCTTATCATAGTATGATGTCTTAATGTATCTTGCAGCACTTGTTTTCAGTATAggcatataaaattataaaaataaatagaaatgtGAGTGACCtgcacatttatttatttaatgttctTGAATATGTTATCTTTGATGTAATGTTCAAGTTGGTAATGTTCTGGTTTCTCTTACTATCTCTGTTCATTATTGCTTATTCAATTAAATCATTCCATATGACTGTCTTTCAAATTTAAGGTTTGTATTGTAAGTTCAGAATGCTGGAAAATTTTCACTTATGGTTTTACTGTAAAAGaaattcatgataaattttctttgttatgAGTTAAGAGCTTCGATAACTAGATCATTCATGTTATTTTCTGCCTCAGTGAACTCTATCTCGTTCATTCCTTTCCTAGTGTACCAATGCAAGAAAGATATTCTTCTGAACATAGTTGTGTACTGGTGGTGTGTATTCTTCTTGTAAGGCTTTGAGTGTTAACAACATCTCTAAGGCTGCTTCTTTTTTTGGATCTTCATGTGTACATTACATCCAAGTTCTCTAAGGTTGCTCCTTGtcttttcttataaattttaagttttactATTGAGTTTCTTACTTTCTTTAGTGAGGTGATTGACTTTGATTTTGTTGTCTTTTCATGCTTTTCACTTGTGTGttaattttgtatttagttTCCTTTTTGTCTActctcattttcattttttattcttctttttgtgttgTTTATAATCATTTTCAGATGATTCATTCCCCGTATATGTGCTCTTTAAATGTTGTGCATGTATAGATAGTTCCGAGTGTTGGacaaaatttcccttttatgtGACTTTcctattagtttttttttctgattcatgttgtattttgtgACCATTACTGATTCTAGAACTGTGATTTAGTACATACTGGGTCTGGTTGTTGTCCTCTCAAGGGGGAGTCGTGCAATATGTGTTGCTTAGTTTGTTCTTTGAGGTTGTTGtctttgataaaataatattatgttgtgtattttttatatgaaattcaTTACATCTTGTAAGTGTTTAGATTTGTCAAAATTGTTTGACTTTGCTGTCGTGTTTTGTTATCTTTAGAttgaatttttagattttaaatcttttactttttctctcTGTTACCTAATTGAAGTTATAGgtaaaattgatattattaagTAGACAATTGATTAAGTATAACAAACTTTCAAGGAAAACACACGTTTCATTTATGTTGTTGCATAAAATAAGATAGAGCCACtgatcaaaattttcttttttatgtattatcttGGTAATTTGATTTTGGGGTCATATAGGATATTCAATATTAAATGGATAGTGGAGATAAAAGTTGGATGGGTCTACGGAGATCCACCAACGAGTATATTAGTGGTGTGAATAACTTTCTTGATAAAGCTTTAACTAGCTTCCAAAGGAGATGAAATATTGGGTCCTTGCAAAAAGTGTGCTAATTGTAAGTGGCATCAACGAAATGTAGAGGATCACTTGGTTGTTTATGGGTTTGTACAAGGGTACACAAATGTATTTCTCATGGAGAAAGTATTTCCTCCAGAAATAATCCAGATCATAATAAGGAAGGTTCCAACATGCGTGACAATATTGTTGGCCTACTTTATGATACTTTTAGAGATGTTGCATCTAATTTGGGGGTTGAGGGAGTGAGAGAGGGTTTATCCGAAGAtcaatgaaattttataaattactgGAGGAAGGTAA
This genomic window contains:
- the LOC138348157 gene encoding uncharacterized protein, with the translated sequence MNSAPPLGHGQGQHINRPPLFNGEYYSWWKTRLEDFIQAEDYELWVRITSGPLIPTISNNEGNKVPKPIEKYGEADYKMLGKHAKAKCILVCGLGPDEFNNISSCTSAKQIWDTLKNAHESTTQVRKFRISKLCSEYEAFKMKPGESHQDMITRFTTVVNELISLGKVYTTEEHVEKVLRTLPRSWEIKVTAIREAKDLTNMTLDELVGNLKTYEMNVDKRGERKKEKNLGFKATESDESDIDDDDLALISKNFKKLLKRELNASKKSPPQKERNLERLQSGGCFKCGETDHQIKDCPMCELEWKKEKTEKERKELFNKKKNKEKEQAMYAAWGIGSSDMYEEDDEDLL